A DNA window from Micromonas commoda chromosome 17, complete sequence contains the following coding sequences:
- a CDS encoding predicted protein yields MQWSLLLRQAKSPARNSRFNATAPAYQPNTICAPLRPNSRLQCTCTVELLATTRPSLSVGAAFALADLAGSAAEETTEKPSTKTTEVLSDEDDMRFLVRKLRVPMDWLSTGQGVHDELVQTFLSKQEGR; encoded by the coding sequence ATGCAATGGTCTCTGCTGCTTCGACAAGCCAAGTCCCCGGCAAGGAACTCGCGTTTCAACGCTACTGCTCCCGCCTACCAGCCCAATACCATCTGCGCGCCGCTCAGGCCGAACAGTCGTTTACAATGCACCTGCACCGTGGAGCTTCTCgccacgacgcggccgagcctttcggtcggcgcggcgttcgcaTTGGCTGACTTAGCTGGTAGCGCTGCGGAGGAAACTACAGAGAAGCCATCTACAAAGACCACGGAGGTCTtgtccgacgaggacgataTGCGCTTTTTAGTTCGAAAACTTCGCGTTCCAATGGACTGGCTGAGCACAGGCCAGGGCGtgcacgacgagctcgttcAAACGTTTCTGAGCAAACAGGAAGGTCGTTAG
- a CDS encoding predicted protein — translation MPSLSHGHNFRGNLLPTGNCFRRACAVAGMLCGVFLTTRIFTTIEAVPRDISATKPVPISSLESSLCDLPSLQIIVLTASRPESLQRLLLSLAAAEYGCATIDLQINVDMPSHHTDDSARCVEVAAAFSWTHGRKVVHRRLIHAGLSNSWFEVPYITDAHEFVAIFEDDMEFSIHFYKFFSLLVREKSFSSSDVSALCLHPNDWEVQTDSACRREFSSFLYLSPEPCNWGPIWKYDHWRRYIDWVFSMKLEGQLPLVEDSFAYNYNKYLLEGKDVQSSWVWRYNFDFGKTQLRYSFTKCMRDAPTEKYYFAINHKEPGEHFKTKLDLQNNPRSLRFDFVEVLDKLYSRRHSFFPAPFPRYAKNAKSLHG, via the coding sequence ATGCCATCCCTGTCCCACGGACACAATTTTCGCGGAAATTTGCTGCCGACAGGAAACTGCTTTCGACGAGCGTGTGCTGTTGCTGGCATGCTATGTGGAGTTTTCTTGACCACTAGAATTTTCACCACCATCGAGGCAGTTCCGCGTGATATTTCAGCTACCAAACCAGTCCCAATTTCTTCGCTTGAGAGTTCTCTGTGTGACCTTCCAAGTCTGCAAATTATTGTGCTCACGGCGAGCCGACCTGAATCGCTCCAACGGTTGTTACTTTCCTTGGCCGCAGCTGAATACGGCTGTGCAACAATTGACTTGCAAATTAATGTCGATATGCCCAGCCACCATACCGATGATTCTGCACGCTGTGTCGAAGTTGCAGCCGCCTTTTCATGGACTCATGGCAGAAAGGTAGTGCATAGACGACTCATACACGCGGGACTATCCAACAGTTGGTTTGAGGTGCCCTACATTACGGACGCTCACGAGTTCGTAGCTATTTTTGAGGACGACATGGAGTTCAGTATACATTTTTACAAGTTTTTTTCTTTACTAGTTCGTGAGAAGTCCTTCTCGTCATCTGATGTCTCGGCACTCTGCCTACATCCTAACGACTGGGAAGTCCAGACTGATTCTGCTTGCCGCAGAGAGTTTTCTTCATTTCTGTATTTAAGCCCGGAACCTTGCAACTGGGGTCCGATTTGGAAATACGACCACTGGCGACGATATATTGATTGGGTATTTTCGATGAAGTTGGAAGGGCAGCTGCCGTTAGTTGAAGATTCATTTGCCTACAACTATAACAAGTATCTGCTTGAGGGTAAAGATGTCCAATCTTCTTGGGTGTGGCGCTACAATTTCGACTTTGGGAAGACACAGCTGCGATATTCTTTCACAAAGTGCATGCGCGATGCGCCAACAGAAAAGTATTATTTTGCCATCAATCACAAAGAACCGGGCGAGCATTTTAAGACAAAACTCGATCTTCAAAACAACCCGAGATCGCTTCGATTTGACTTTGTGGAGGTTCTTGATAAATTGTACTCCCGACGACACTCATTTTTTCCAGCGCCTTTCCCTCGATATGCAAAAAATGCGAAATCCCTTCACGGTTAG
- a CDS encoding predicted protein, with amino-acid sequence MKPGSKITGMFMLVMCTFTIILTSFDIRSSPQSVPLQETSPNPFVTLSDSSFPGAEVKTSNPLGPGRLMQVQNAELGSAVERTAFVVVTQGTGTPLFQAQLRTWFSLVPNRLVYETNGELRGSSFIEAMAVLSAKFNTAHFEWFVLIDDDGYIDLEQLDSLLEKSQSPDPVYMGIHHCQGPNFRCRKGSVKDSLGGWVNGGAGTIMNRRLVDMVDWSLSVKHYARNWPYKPVAADVALACALQDYAGNSNDQEGSKLSIKHVEQMYYGPKVMKECECMIDENRLCTNGTILRPISLHHVTSAGMDALFSANTKNRTRYLCMAGSDSHAFDRGDCISGSQFKDWFDSDCLEWNHLSGPWTTTVDTSQCKKFIHTRSTCVERDGAIGRVQHCGHSMRWKHLGSLPTWVLDDPRKKEKFLAYSQYRKNYKSSQAKNVLRVDNGTGISLWESSWNGDLFLSPSSLNQRRHNSCAVVLRGPNLCKHNLSGIIDSTEFFDAVFRKGNDFSHIHPEEGISKCSGTRSTYAVTHTLDTKQVGDTLRSSENIVMIPNDDPKLFNDKNLRHEGRKVNLISHHFAMFLRNATCPCQLPPKSPVVPGISSGFYIVMVAKLMCEKVTVFCWENYGWGTPAFFETNAKIYDDGIQRNNHFANLNADPKSEHCLLEESLWLREMRDEGHIQYVCGSDKTFVPAWRMNFGLQQEEGK; translated from the coding sequence ATGAAGCCAGGGTCAAAGATTACTGGCATGTTCATGCTCGTCATGTGCACATTTACAATCATCTTGACATCATTCGACATTAGAAGCAGCCCTCAGAGCGTCCCCCTACAGGAAACTTCTCCAAACCCATTTGTTACCCTCTCGGACTCGTCCTTCCCTGGTGCCGAAGTCAAGACGAGCAATCCGCTGGGTCCTGGTAGGCTTATGCAAGTGCAGAATGCGGAGCTCGGTTCTGCGGTTGAGCGCACGGCTTTCGTTGTCGTTACTCAAGGAACCGGGACTCCACTGTTTCAAGCCCAGCTGCGGACCTGGTTTTCCCTCGTGCCAAACCGTCTAGTTTACGAAACGAATGGCGAGCTCAGGGGAAGCTCTTTCATTGAAGCGATGGCAGTTTTGAGTGCTAAATTTAATACTGCCCACTTCGAGTGGTTTGTTCTCATCGATGACGACGGGTACATTGACCTTGAACAGCTGGACAGTTTGTTGGAAAAATCTCAGTCCCCTGACCCAGTCTACATGGGAATCCACCACTGCCAAGGCCCAAATTTCAGGTGTAGGAAGGGTTCAGTGAAAGATTCTCTAGGAGGTTGGGTCAATGGCGGGGCGGGTACTATCATGAATCGTCGACTTGTAGACATGGTCGATTGGAGTCTCTCCGTGAAGCACTATGCTCGAAATTGGCCGTACAAGCCTGTTGCTGCTGACGTCGCACTAGCGTGCGCATTACAGGACTATGCTGGGAATAGTAACGATCAAGAAGGCAGTAAGCTGAGTATCAAACATGTGGAGCAGATGTATTACGGACCTAAAGTAATGAAAGAGTGTGAATGCATGATCGATGAGAATCGCCTCTGCACAAACGGGACCATATTACGGCCGATTTCCTTACATCACGTCACGTCTGCTGGAATGGACGCCTTATTCTCGGCCAACACCAAAAACAGAACGAGGTATTTGTGTATGGCCGGGAGTGATTCACACGCGTTTGATCGTGGAGACTGCATTTCTGGCTCTCAATTTAAGGATTGGTTCGATTCCGATTGCCTCGAATGGAACCACTTATCTGGCCCTTGGACCACCACGGTGGACACCTCCCAGTGTAAGAAATTCATTCACACTCGTTCAACTTGTGTCGAACGAGATGGTGCAATCGGACGTGTGCAGCACTGTGGACACTCTATGCGCTGGAAGCATCTTGGTTCCCTTCCGACATGGGTGCTTGACGACCCACGGAAGAAAGAAAAGTTCTTGGCGTATAGCCAATATCGCAAAAATTATAAATCTTCCCAGGCGAAAAATGTTCTTCGCGTCGATAATGGTACGGGCATCTCGCTGTGGGAGTCCAGTTGGAACGGTGATTTATTCCTCTCACCTTCGTCACTCAATCAAAGACGTCACAACAGTTGTGCGGTAGTTTTGCGAGGTCCCAACCTATGCAAGCATAATTTGTCCGGTATAATTGATTCAACCGAGTTTTTCGACGCGGTATTTCGCAAAGGGAACGATTTCTCCCACATTCACCCTGAGGAAGGAATCAGTAAGTGCAGTGGGACGCGATCAACGTATGCTGTCACGCATACACTTGACACGAAACAAGTCGGTGACACTTTGCGATCCAGCGAAAATATCGTCATGATTCCAAATGACGATCCAAAGTTGTTTAATGATAAAAATTTGCGACATGAGGGGCGCAAAGTAAACTTGATCTCACACCATTTTGCGATGTTTCTGCGAAATGCAACCTGTCCATGTCAACTGCCGCCAAAGAGTCCTGTAGTACCTGGTATTTCTTCCGGCTTCTATATCGTGATGGTGGCGAAATTGATGTGTGAGAAGGTCACAGTATTCTGTTGGGAGAACTATGGCTGGGGCACACCCGCATTCTTTGAAACAAACGCTAAAATTTATGATGATGGCATACAAAGAAATAACCATTTCGCGAATTTGAATGCAGATCCCAAAAGCGAGCACTGCTTGCTCGAGGAATCCTTATGGCTTCGAGAAATGAGGGATGAAGGGCATATCCAATATGTCTGTGGTTCAGATAAAACTTTTGTACCCGCCTGGAGAATGAATTTCGGATTGCAGCAGGAAGAGGGAAAATGA
- a CDS encoding predicted protein, translating into MARPTISLKPQRAPTETFRMMRTPPCPARHSIARPSITDTSRPDALPFPRVRRLRCPTTPSRRGSLRGLSWTPTLRSTACRRSSCPGS; encoded by the coding sequence ATGGCACGCCCCACGATATCCCTGAAGCCCCAGCGCGCACCGACGGAAACGTTTCGGATGatgcgcacgccgccgtgtcCGGCGCGTCATTCGATCGCGCGTCCATCGATCACGGACACGTCGCGCCCTGACGCGCTTCCCTTCCCTCGTGTGCGCAGGCTGCGGTGCCCAACTACGCCCTCGAGGCGTGGAAGTCTCAGGGGGCTGTCCTGGACGCCTACGCTGCGCTCCACGGCGTGCCGCAGGTCAAGCTGTCCCGGCTCTTGA